Below is a genomic region from Ferribacterium limneticum.
ATGAAACCGAAGGTCCGGGCGCGCGAAACTTCACGAGTATAGGACTGCTCGGCGAAATCGATTTCGGCCTTCTGGGCCGACTTGTCGATGGCCGGATGGTTGAAAACGATGGAAAAAGTCAGACGATAACCGTCGTAAGGCTCGAAACGCGCCCACTTGTCGCCGTCACGAACTTCGATGGGCTTGGTGACGCGAATGAATTTCTTGGCAGCGTTCTGTTCCTCGATGCCAGCGGACTGGATCAGAAAAACGAACGGCGCAGCCGAACCGTCGAGAATGGGCACTTCGGGCGCATCCAGATCGATCCAGGCATTGTCGATGCCGAGGCCGGCGAGGGCCGACATCAGGTGTTCGATGGTACCAACCTTGACCCCGTCCTTTTCGAGACAGGAGCACATGCGCGTATCGCCGACCATGAAAGCCTTGGCAGGGATATCCAGTGGTTCCGGCAGATCGACGCGGCGGAAGACGATGCCGGTATCCGGGGCAGCCGGGCGCAGGGTCATATTGACCTTGACTCCACCGTGCAGGCCAACGCCGGAGGCGCGAATGACTGTCTTCAACGTGCGTTGCTTGAGCATGCTAAGTGCTTGAATGATTGGGGAAGGTGACGGATTGTAACACAAGCCGTCACCACCCTTTTTCAGAGAGAGTTTTTGTTACATCAATCCGCCTGTTTGCGCAGGAAAGCCGGAATGTCGTAACGATCGACACCGCTGTTGGCCAGAGCCTCGACGGTCACATTACGCTTGCGGACGACGGCCGGGACGTCAGCCATCTGGTTGTAGTCGATGGCCGGGCCGTTCGAGAAGGCGACGGCGTCGCTGGTGCCAGTAGCCTGAACGAGAACCGGCTGGGTGAACACTTCCGGCTGGCGGGCACGGGCTGCGGCAACCTGGCCGAGGCCGGTGGCCACGACGGTGACGCGCAGGGCGTCGCCCATCAGTTCGTCATAGACGGCACCGAAGATGATGTGGGCATCGTCAGCAGCGAAGGCCTTGACGGTGTTCATCACTTCGTTGACTTCCTTCATCTTGAGGCCGCCCTTGGCCGCCGTGATGTTGACCAGCACGCCACGGGCGCCGGACAGGTTGATACCTTCGAGCAGCGGCGAGGCAACGGCCTGCTCGGCGGCGATGCGGGCGCGATCAACGCCGGCAGCAGCGGAGGAGCCCATCATGGCGCGGCCCATTTCACCCATGACGGTACGGACGTCTTCGAAGTCGACGTTGACCAGACCCGGATAGGTAATGATTTCGGCGATACCGCCAACAGCATTTTTCAGCACGTCGTCGGCCGCGCGGAAGCAATCGTCGACATCGGCGTCGTCGCCCATCACTTCCATGAGCTTGTCATTGAGAATGACGATCAGCGAATCGACATGCTTGGAGAATTCGGCGATGCCGGCTTCAGCCGACTTCATGCGCTTGTTGCCTTCAAAGCTGAACGGCTTGGTGACCACGCCAACGGTCAGGATGCCCATTTCGCGGGCGATTTCGGCGACAACCGGAGCGGCGCCGGTACCTGTACCACCGCCCATGCCGGCCGTGATGAAGGCCATGTGGGCGCCTTCGAGCGAAGCGCGAATTTCTTCACGGTGGGCATCGGCAGCGGCCTGGCCGGCTTCCGGCTTGGCACCGGCGCCGAGGCCGGTCTTGCCGAGCGACAGCTTGCTCGATGCGGCATTGCGGCTGAGCGCCTGAGCGTCGGTGTTGGCGGCAATGAATTCAACGCCACTGACGCCTTCGCGAATCATGTGCTCGATGGCATTGCCACCCGCACCACCCACGCCGAATACCTTGATGATGGTACCGGCATCTTCGTCTTTCTCGATGATCTCAAACATGATGACTACCTCCTCTGAAAAAACTGTTCAACAACAAATCAAAAATTCTTGGCAAACCACGACTTCATGCCGTCAAAGACGTCCTTGAAGCCCTGCTTTTCCTGGATCTTCTGGCCGCGCTTGCGCTGGGCCTGGGCTTCGAGCAGCAGGCCATAGGCGGTCGAGAAGCGCGGGCTTTGCACGACGTCGGCCAGACTGCCGGTGTATTTCGGGTTGCCAAGGCGAACCGGCATGTGGAAGATTTCCTCGCCCAGCTCGACCATCCCCGGCATGACGCTGGCGCCGCCGGTCAGGACGATGCCGGACGACAGCACCTCCTCGAAACCGGCCCGACGCAGCTCGTTCTGGATCAGCTCGTAGAGCTCCTCGACACGCGGCTGGATGACGTCGGCCAGGGCGCGACGGCTCAGCTTGCGGCTCGGCCGGTCGTCGACACCGGCGACTTCCATGTTTTCGGCGGCATCGGCGAGTTGCGACAGAGCGCAGCCGTATTTGCACTTGATGTCTTCGGCTTCGCGGGTCGGCGTGCGCAGGGCCATGGCGATATCGTTGGTGACTTGGTCGCCAGCGATGGGAATGACTGAGGTGTGGCGGATGGCGCCCTGTGTCCACACGGCGATGTCGGTCGTGCCGCCGCCGATGTCGATCAGGCAGACGCCAAGATCCTTTTCATCCTCGGAGAGCACGGCGTAGCTGGAGGCCAGCGGTTGTAGCACGAGATCATTGACCTCGAGCCCGCAGCGCCGCACGCACTTGACGATATTCTGGGCCGCCGAAACGGCGCCGGTGACGATGTGCGTCTTCACTTCGAGGCGCATGCCGCTCATGCCGATCGGCTCGCGGATGCCGTCCTGGCCGTCGATGACGAATTCCTGGGTGAGGATGTGCAGGATTTCCTGATCGGCCGGAATCGGCATGGCCTTGGCCGTTTCGATGACGCGTTCGACGTCGCTCTGGGTGACTTCCTTGTCCTTGATCGCCACCATGCCGTTCGAGTTGAAGCTCTTGATGTGGCTGCCGGCGATGCCCGTGTACACGTTGGTCACCTTGCAGTCGGCCATCAGCTCGACTTCCTGGACGACGCGGCTGATGGTGTGCACGGTGTCCTCGATGTTCACCACGACGCCTTTCTTCAGGCCGCGCGAATCTTGCGAGCCCATGCCGATGACGTTGAGATTGCCCTCCTGGTTGATCTCGGCGACCAGCGCGACGATCTTCGATGTCCCGATGTCGAGACCGACGACCAGATCCTTGTTGTCCCTGCTCATATGCTTACTTTCCCTTCCCCTCGCCCGCCATTCGCATGGCGAAACCATTCGGATACCGCAAATCCACGACTGCCGGCCGGACCGCCTGCCTGGCGACCGTTTCCGGATAAATTTCCAAAAAGCGCTGCAGTCGTACACCGACCGGCGCCTTCGGCTGTTCCCGCCCGATGTCCACCAACATGCCGTTCTGCAACTTGAGCTGCCAGGCCAGCCGTGGCGACAGCGTGAGTTGTACCGGCTTTTCGCCGACTGTTCCGAACGAGCCGACAAACTCGCTGTAATGCTTCAAAACCTCCTGCGCCGTTCCGTTCGGCCCGAAGAGCAGCGGCAAGTTGGTCGCCTCTCTCTCCGGCAGACCGGCGGCAAAGACCTCGCCGTAGCTGTTGACCAGCTCGCCGCGCCCCTCGCCCCAGCGCGCCACCGGTTTGTGCTCCTCGATCCTGATTTCCAGACGATCCGGCCACTGGCGACGCACGTCGACCTTGCGCACCCAGGGCAGCTTCTCGAGAGAACCGCGCACCTGCTCCAGATTCAGGCTGAAGAAATTGCCCTTCAGCGAACCCGGCAAAACCTGCTCCACTTCGCCGCGCCGGGTGTGCGGCAGCGGCTCGGCAAACACCACCTGCTTGACCGGCAGCGACGGCACGCGCACCAGCCAGACAGCACCGGCGGCCAGCAACGCCGCGGCGGCAACCAGCATGAGCAGGTCGGCAATGGCGTTGAGCAGGTGCGGTTTGTTCCACATTCATTGGCTCAGTCGTTGGTGGCGAGTTCGAGGACACGGCGGACCAGCGTCGGGTAATCCATGCCATTGACGCGGGCCGCCATCGGCACCAGCGAATGGTCAGTCATGCCCGGCGCAGTATTCACTTCGAGGAAGTAATGCTTGCCGTCCTCGTCCATCAGGAAATCGACGCGGCCCCAGCCGCGGCCGCCGAGGACGCGAAAGGCTTCGAGCGCGCCCTTGCGGATTTCCATTTCCTTGGCTTCGGGCAGGCCACACGGGCACAGGTAGCGCGTGTCGTCGCGGTTGTACTTGGCTTCGTAGTCGTACCACTCGGTAGCCGGCTCGATCTTGATGATCGGCATGGCTTCGTCGCCGATGATGCCGACCGTGTATTCGCCACCCATGACGCCCTTTTCGGCGATGACCAGCGGATCGTGGCGGGCGGCTTCTTCGTAGGCCGCCTTGAGCGCGCCGCGCTCCTTGACCTTGGTCACGCCAATCGACGAGCCTTCGCGGGCCGGCTTGACGAAAAGCGGCAGGCCGAGCTCTTCCTCGATGTCGCCGAAATCGGAGTCAGCCGTGAGCAGGGCGTATTCGGGAATGGCCAGGCCGGCCGCCTGCCACATCAGCTTGGTGCGGAACTTGTCCATGGCCAGCGCCGAGGCGAGCACGCCGGAGCCGGTGTAGGGAATGTGCATGACTTCCAGCGCGCCCTGAATCGTGCCGTCTTCGCCGTGGCGGCCATGCAGCGCGATGAAGGCGCGGTCGTAGCCTTTTAGCGCGTCGAGCGGTTGCGACGCCGGGTCGAAGGCATGAGCGTCGATGCCCTGCCCTTGCAGGGCGGCCAGCACGCGCGAACCGCTGTTCAAGGAAACTTCACGCTCGGCGGAGGTTCCACCGAACATCACGGCGACTTTGCCGAAATCAGACATGCTTTGCTCCAGACAGCTTTTCAATTTTGGGCATTTTTTCCGGTTGACCGTGGAAGTTCATACCTGACCTGCCACTTTCCCGGGAACGGCGCCAATCGAGCCGGCCCCCATGCACAACACCACGTCGCCATCGCGGGCGACATCCATGATCGTTTGCGGCATCGCCGCGATGTCCTCGACAAAAACCGGCTCGACCTTGCCGCTGACGCGCAGGGCGCGGGCCAGCGAACGGCCGTCGGCAGCGACGATGGGGGCTTCGCCGGCGGCGTAGATTTCGGCCAGCAGCAGCGCATCGACCGTGCTCAGCACCTTGACGAAGTCCTCGAAGCAATCGCGCGTCCGCGTGTAGCGGTGCGGCTGGAAGGCCAGCACGAGACGACGGCCAGGGAAGGCGCCACGTGCAGCAGCCAGCGTGGCGGCCATTTCGACCGGGTGATGGCCGTAATCGTCGACCAGCGTGAAGCTGCCGCCGTCCGGCAGCGCCACTTCGCCATAGCGCTGGAAGCGGCGGCCGACGCCCTTGAACTCGGCCAGTGCCTTGACGATGGCGGCGTCGGAAACCTGCACTTCGGTGGCCACGGCAATGGCCGCCAGGGCATTCAGCACATTGTGCAGGCCCGGCGTGTTGAGCGTGATGGCCAGGCGGGTCGTCGTGCCATTGACGCGGACGCAGTCGAAACGCATCCGGCCATCCTCGGCGACGATGTTCTCGGCGTAGAAATTGTTCTCCGGTGACAGGCCGTAGGTGATGATCTGCTTCGGCACGCGCGGCATGATGTCGCGCACATTGACGTCGTCACCGCAGAGCACGGCCACGCCATAGAACGGCAGGCGATTGAGAAACTCGACGAAGGCCGACTTCAGACGCTCGAAGTCATGGCCATAGGTCTCCATGTGGTCGGCGTCGATATTGGTGACGACCGAAATGACTGGCGACAAAAACAGGAAGGAGGCGTCCGACTCGTCGGCCTCGGCCACCAAGAAATCGCCGCTGCCGAGACGGGCATTGGCCCCTGCCGCATTGAGGCGCCCGCCGATGACGAAGGTCGGGTCGATGCCGCCCTCGGCCAGGATACTGGCGACCAGGCTGGTCGTGGTGGTCTTGCCATGCGTCCCTGCGATGGCGATGCCGTGCTTGAGGCGCATCAGTTCGGCCAGCATCTGGGCGCGCGGCACGACCGGGATCTTCTTTTCGCGGGCGGCGACGACTTCCGGATTATCGGCCTTGACTGCCGTCGACGTGACGACCGCGTCGGCCCCGGCGATGTTTTCAGCGGCGTGGCCGATCATGACCTTGATGCCTTCGCCTTCCAGACGACGTGTCGTGGCGCTCGCCGCGATGTCCGAGCCACTGACCGTGTATTCGAGATTGGCCAGCACTTCGGCAATGCCGCTCATGCCCGAACCGCCGACGCCGACGAAGTGGATGTGTTTGACTTTATGTTTCATTTCGCGCTCTCTGCACAAATAGTCGCCACTTCTTCGGTGGCATCGGGCTTGGCCAGGCTGCGGGCCTTTTCAGCCATTTCCAGCAGTTGACCGCGGGAATAGTTGCGGATCAGCGCAATCGACTCCGGCGTCAGTTCGGTTTGCGGCAGCAGGAAGGCGCCGCCGACATTGACCAGAAACTTGGCGTTGCCGGTCTGGTGGTCATCGACCGCATGCGGGAAGGGCACGAGGATGCTGGCTACGCCGGTGGCCGCCAGTTCGGCCACGGTCAGCGCACCGGCCCGGCAGATGACCAGATCGGCCCATTCGTAGGCGCCGGCCATGTCTTCGATGAATGAAACGCAATGGGCCTGGACGCCGACCGCGGCGTAATTGGCCTTGAGCGCCTCGATATGTTTTTCGCCAGCCTGATGGACGATCTGCGGCTGCTCGGATTCGGCCAGCAGGGCCATGCCCTTGGGCACCATCTCGTTCAGTGCCTGGGCGCCGAGGCTGCCGCCGATGACCAGCACGCGCAAGGCGCCGGCGTGTTCGGCAAAGCGCTCGGCTGGCGGGGCGATTTTGGCGATTTCCGGACGCACTGGATTGCCGGCCCAGATGCCCTTGTTCAGCACATCCGGGAAGCCGGTCACGACGCGGTCGGCAACGCCAGCCAGGACGCGATTGGCCAGGCCGGCCACCGAATTTTGCTCATGGACAACCAGCGGCTTGCCGAGCAGCACTGCCATCATGCCGCCCGGGAAGGTGATGTAGCCACCCATGCCGAGCACAACATCGGGCTGCACCTGACGAATGGCCTTTTGCGCCTGCCAGAAGCCTTTAAGCAGATTGACCGGCAGCAGCAGCTTGCGCAGGAGGCCCTTGCCGCGCAGGGCGGCGAATTTCAGATTGACCATCTCGAAGCCATGCTGCGGCACCAGACGGGCTTCCATCCCATCCGGATTGCCGAGCCAGACGACGCGCCAACCGGCATCGCGCATCGAGTGAGCGACAGCCAGGGCCGGGAAGATGTGGCCGCCGGTCCCGCCGGCCATGATCATGATCGTCTTGCTCATAGCTTGCCTCCGCGCATCAATTGGCGATTTTCCCAATCAACCCGCAAGAGAATGGCCAAGGCCACACAGTTGG
It encodes:
- the ftsA gene encoding cell division protein FtsA, with the translated sequence MSRDNKDLVVGLDIGTSKIVALVAEINQEGNLNVIGMGSQDSRGLKKGVVVNIEDTVHTISRVVQEVELMADCKVTNVYTGIAGSHIKSFNSNGMVAIKDKEVTQSDVERVIETAKAMPIPADQEILHILTQEFVIDGQDGIREPIGMSGMRLEVKTHIVTGAVSAAQNIVKCVRRCGLEVNDLVLQPLASSYAVLSEDEKDLGVCLIDIGGGTTDIAVWTQGAIRHTSVIPIAGDQVTNDIAMALRTPTREAEDIKCKYGCALSQLADAAENMEVAGVDDRPSRKLSRRALADVIQPRVEELYELIQNELRRAGFEEVLSSGIVLTGGASVMPGMVELGEEIFHMPVRLGNPKYTGSLADVVQSPRFSTAYGLLLEAQAQRKRGQKIQEKQGFKDVFDGMKSWFAKNF
- the murG gene encoding undecaprenyldiphospho-muramoylpentapeptide beta-N-acetylglucosaminyltransferase, coding for MSKTIMIMAGGTGGHIFPALAVAHSMRDAGWRVVWLGNPDGMEARLVPQHGFEMVNLKFAALRGKGLLRKLLLPVNLLKGFWQAQKAIRQVQPDVVLGMGGYITFPGGMMAVLLGKPLVVHEQNSVAGLANRVLAGVADRVVTGFPDVLNKGIWAGNPVRPEIAKIAPPAERFAEHAGALRVLVIGGSLGAQALNEMVPKGMALLAESEQPQIVHQAGEKHIEALKANYAAVGVQAHCVSFIEDMAGAYEWADLVICRAGALTVAELAATGVASILVPFPHAVDDHQTGNAKFLVNVGGAFLLPQTELTPESIALIRNYSRGQLLEMAEKARSLAKPDATEEVATICAESAK
- the ftsZ gene encoding cell division protein FtsZ — encoded protein: MFEIIEKDEDAGTIIKVFGVGGAGGNAIEHMIREGVSGVEFIAANTDAQALSRNAASSKLSLGKTGLGAGAKPEAGQAAADAHREEIRASLEGAHMAFITAGMGGGTGTGAAPVVAEIAREMGILTVGVVTKPFSFEGNKRMKSAEAGIAEFSKHVDSLIVILNDKLMEVMGDDADVDDCFRAADDVLKNAVGGIAEIITYPGLVNVDFEDVRTVMGEMGRAMMGSSAAAGVDRARIAAEQAVASPLLEGINLSGARGVLVNITAAKGGLKMKEVNEVMNTVKAFAADDAHIIFGAVYDELMGDALRVTVVATGLGQVAAARARQPEVFTQPVLVQATGTSDAVAFSNGPAIDYNQMADVPAVVRKRNVTVEALANSGVDRYDIPAFLRKQAD
- the lpxC gene encoding UDP-3-O-acyl-N-acetylglucosamine deacetylase produces the protein MLKQRTLKTVIRASGVGLHGGVKVNMTLRPAAPDTGIVFRRVDLPEPLDIPAKAFMVGDTRMCSCLEKDGVKVGTIEHLMSALAGLGIDNAWIDLDAPEVPILDGSAAPFVFLIQSAGIEEQNAAKKFIRVTKPIEVRDGDKWARFEPYDGYRLTFSIVFNHPAIDKSAQKAEIDFAEQSYTREVSRARTFGFMQEVEYLRENGLALGGGLENAIVLDEFRVLNQDGLRYGDEFVKHKILDAIGDLYLLGHPLLAAYSSHKGGHAMNNQLARALLEQQDCWEIATFEQAEHAPSGVTRWLAQAA
- the murC gene encoding UDP-N-acetylmuramate--L-alanine ligase — its product is MKHKVKHIHFVGVGGSGMSGIAEVLANLEYTVSGSDIAASATTRRLEGEGIKVMIGHAAENIAGADAVVTSTAVKADNPEVVAAREKKIPVVPRAQMLAELMRLKHGIAIAGTHGKTTTTSLVASILAEGGIDPTFVIGGRLNAAGANARLGSGDFLVAEADESDASFLFLSPVISVVTNIDADHMETYGHDFERLKSAFVEFLNRLPFYGVAVLCGDDVNVRDIMPRVPKQIITYGLSPENNFYAENIVAEDGRMRFDCVRVNGTTTRLAITLNTPGLHNVLNALAAIAVATEVQVSDAAIVKALAEFKGVGRRFQRYGEVALPDGGSFTLVDDYGHHPVEMAATLAAARGAFPGRRLVLAFQPHRYTRTRDCFEDFVKVLSTVDALLLAEIYAAGEAPIVAADGRSLARALRVSGKVEPVFVEDIAAMPQTIMDVARDGDVVLCMGAGSIGAVPGKVAGQV
- a CDS encoding cell division protein FtsQ/DivIB encodes the protein MWNKPHLLNAIADLLMLVAAAALLAAGAVWLVRVPSLPVKQVVFAEPLPHTRRGEVEQVLPGSLKGNFFSLNLEQVRGSLEKLPWVRKVDVRRQWPDRLEIRIEEHKPVARWGEGRGELVNSYGEVFAAGLPEREATNLPLLFGPNGTAQEVLKHYSEFVGSFGTVGEKPVQLTLSPRLAWQLKLQNGMLVDIGREQPKAPVGVRLQRFLEIYPETVARQAVRPAVVDLRYPNGFAMRMAGEGKGK
- a CDS encoding D-alanine--D-alanine ligase, whose product is MSDFGKVAVMFGGTSAEREVSLNSGSRVLAALQGQGIDAHAFDPASQPLDALKGYDRAFIALHGRHGEDGTIQGALEVMHIPYTGSGVLASALAMDKFRTKLMWQAAGLAIPEYALLTADSDFGDIEEELGLPLFVKPAREGSSIGVTKVKERGALKAAYEEAARHDPLVIAEKGVMGGEYTVGIIGDEAMPIIKIEPATEWYDYEAKYNRDDTRYLCPCGLPEAKEMEIRKGALEAFRVLGGRGWGRVDFLMDEDGKHYFLEVNTAPGMTDHSLVPMAARVNGMDYPTLVRRVLELATND